One window from the genome of Saccopteryx leptura isolate mSacLep1 chromosome 8, mSacLep1_pri_phased_curated, whole genome shotgun sequence encodes:
- the B3GNT5 gene encoding lactosylceramide 1,3-N-acetyl-beta-D-glucosaminyltransferase codes for MDIRRFVSGRRVKKWQVAQLFATCFILSLMIFWEPFDDHIVSHMKSYSYRYLINSYDFVNESLSLKHGQGGAAHYPYLINHEDKCQAQSVLLLLFVKTAPENYNRRSTIRKTWGNEKYAQSQLNANIKTLFAVGAPSNPQTREELQRKLVQEDKVYNDIIQQDFADSFYNLTLKLLMQFSWANTFCPHAKFLMTADDDIFIHMPNLIEYLQSLEQIGVQDFWIGRVHRGAPPVRNKHSKYYVSYEMYQWPAYPDYTAGAAYVISNDVAAKVYAASQTLNSSLYIDDVFMGLCANKMGIVPQYHVFFSGEGKTPYHPCIYNKMMTSHGHVQDLQNLWEDATDPKVKTVSEGFLGQIYCRIIKIALLCKLNYVDTYPCRAAFA; via the coding sequence ATGGACATCAGAAGGTTTGTTAGTGGCAGAAGAGTGAAAAAATGGCAGGTTGCCCAGTTATTTGCCACTTGTTTTATACTGAGCCTCATGATTTTTTGGGAACCGTTTGACGATCACATTGTGAGTCATATGAAGTCCTACTCTTACAGATACCTCATCAACAGCTACGACTTTGTAAACGAGAGCCTATCCCTGAAGCACGGGCAGGGCGGGGCTGCTCACTACCCGTACTTGATCAACCATGAGGACAAGTGTCAGGCACAGTCTGTCCTCCTGCTACTCTTTGTGAAGACTGCTCCTGAAAACTACAATCGACGTTCTACAATCAGGAAAACCTGGGGCAATGAGAAATATGCTCAGTCTCAACTTAATGCCAACATCAAAACTCTGTTTGCCGTAGGAGCACCTTCTAATCCACAGACAAGAGAAGAACTGCAAAGGAAACTGGTCCAGGAAGACAAGGTGTACAATGATATAATTCAGCAAGACTTTGCCGATTCTTTCTATAATCTGACTCTTAAATTACTTATGCAGTTCAGTTGGGCAAATACCTTTTGTCCACATGCCAAATTCCTTATGACTGCTGATGATGACATATTTATTCATATGCCAAATCTTATTGAATACCTCCAAAGTTTAGAACAAATTGGCGTTCAAGACTTTTGGATTGGCCGTGTGCATCGTGGTGCCCCTCCTGTTAGAAACAAACACAGCAAATACTATGTCTCCTATGAAATGTACCAGTGGCCAGCTTACCCCGACTATACTGCTGGAGCTGCCTACGTGATCTCTAATGACGTAGCTGCCAAGGTCTATGCGGCCTCACAGACACTTAACTCTAGTCTTTACATAGATGATGTGTTCATGGGCCTCTGTGCCAATAAGATGGGGATAGTACCACAATACCACGTGTTTTTCTCTGGGGAAGGTAAAACTCCTTATCATCCCTGCATCTACAATAAAATGATGACATCTCATGGACATGTACAAGATCTTCAGAACCTCTGGGAGGATGCCACAGACCCTAAAGTAAAAACAGTTTCAGAAGGTTTTCTTGGCCAGATATACTGCAGGATAATTAAAATAGCTCTCCTTTGCAAACTGAACTATGTGGACACGTACCCTTGTAGGGCTGCCTTTGCCTAA